A genomic window from Methanovulcanius yangii includes:
- a CDS encoding class I SAM-dependent methyltransferase, producing MNLAGLDRSRHLKIADIGCGTGASTILLAKNLDATITAVDFLPEFLDELQTRAEDHGVADRITTLNCSMDVLPFAEGEFDVIWSEGAVYNMGFEAGVSAWSRYLKPGGKLIVSEITWLSATRPPELQSYWETEYPEIDVASAKMGILEQHGYSPEAYFVLPWHCWLENYYRPMQSRFDAFLERHGGSDEAMAIVEAEQQEIALYEKYRDYYSYGVYVAKKCEA from the coding sequence ATGAATCTGGCTGGACTCGACCGTTCGCGCCATTTAAAGATCGCGGATATCGGGTGCGGAACGGGCGCTTCGACCATTCTCCTTGCAAAGAATCTGGATGCCACCATCACAGCAGTGGACTTTCTGCCGGAGTTTCTTGACGAGCTTCAAACCAGGGCAGAAGACCATGGGGTGGCGGACAGGATCACTACGCTGAATTGCTCCATGGATGTCCTCCCGTTTGCGGAGGGGGAGTTCGACGTGATCTGGTCAGAGGGGGCCGTCTATAACATGGGTTTCGAGGCAGGGGTATCGGCCTGGAGCAGATATTTAAAGCCCGGGGGAAAACTCATCGTTTCCGAAATCACGTGGCTCAGCGCCACGAGGCCGCCGGAGCTCCAGTCCTATTGGGAGACTGAATACCCGGAGATTGACGTCGCTTCGGCAAAGATGGGAATCCTTGAGCAGCATGGATACAGCCCCGAGGCTTACTTTGTCCTGCCGTGGCACTGCTGGCTTGAGAATTACTATCGGCCCATGCAGAGCCGTTTTGACGCATTCCTTGAGCGTCATGGAGGGAGCGACGAGGCGATGGCAATCGTAGAAGCGGAACAGCAAGAAATTGCCCTTTATGAAAAATACCGCGATTACTACAGCTACGGTGTTTATGTGGCGAAAAAGTGTGAGGCATGA
- a CDS encoding PKD domain-containing protein — protein sequence MNAIPYLWIICIACIGLCMTGASAADVSADAFLTFEEFPVDTYIAEQYASDHIHFMSDSAGGGTYRAAPRIVQHGTAKSPTSVLVNGYSDWELSSSENASLVIWFDKPVSGVGMWLGTVPDTGGSGGACPGPINAKVSAYSCSGILRNETEVLVTPGFDTPLEIDDNDGFSMLVIDYGSSLCPEAIDDLAFNYATGPGSVCSEPAGISIWIRSPASSGERITVNEQSQTIQGIVGTSGIFKSVQIDGEPAQAYLNSSFSDNLYPFWFEFTGKVTLEEGGNTITAVAENLYGYSADDQIYLDLGTPDSATLDAFHLTQRGVMQDTSCDIDTPLVAGKSAIIRIDLDVKTKAGYNTYVSWVEMNVSRKGITGSDITVGTLNGWVYSPFVSGFGSPTDMASIHFWVPGEMLHPAGDYKFTFQPYAGMTPIGSPLTATCNGEDYYTFEETRDIEAIVLPVEAGLYSPRFMGTNHTEYTLRQIYALTRTYPIQDSGSGGFYFYEVNPFSLCDGTMDTVNSTPDYCGGTGFEWTFIDHDASGILTRADAAAVTNASIDACGNPDDHQIGGAVQSGATFTYAFDTALGIYRAGAHPKWKNAKFAIPLDSDHDGTIDTADLSHYIAEFYDDQTDAWTTDLNLYDQGETFRFFIDADGDYCNDESDETQADIRLLWNHQQSILWGPVADARAAFCKDGNCGSKFPLATFWFPDELVAHDSRFGDIGPGQGKCGNGDGGLYSWIKMRNASALPHEFGHNIGGLSELYTSTAGTCKRADPDADDMDTKEGAWAVYIDTESVAPGDVYAVMGLDAPPDRVVHYQPDYQDLFDTLRISSSSAVKTAVTRTDGERFVLTGLINSVTNDHDFHTDLMTGVPLTEEDAASPYSLVFGNGTDILQRSPFPVDDGLSMVEGYPNYTSALIPVQVVAPFPADTGWVEVRYFETVLERFVRSAGPPTVTLTAPSAGDTFGGTDVAMIRWTSSDPDGDALTHTIHYSPDGGDTWRVVATRVGGTEFAWDLATAPATKGKGVVRIVASDGLNAAEDGNAVGFSIANKPPIAIIVEPHDGRTVLECSRVMLRGYAYDPDGDSLTSAWYVDGLPAGTGTRTDVTPLAPGVHIVRLEVSDTEGFTAIREAAFTVLSDSDCDGMADDYEDTYGLHPGYTADAAGDNDGDGLINFDEARYGTNPRNADTDGDGVSDGDEVAAGTDPLGDTGAPPVADAGGPYGANEGTPVMLDASGSSDPDGDVLSYRWDLNGDGAWDTAWSADPTFSYLWCDDYTGTVSVQVVDTKGLTSTASASVQVVNVPPTAGIGLYQPNRQFILPLLQTTGNAIVTDPGCDSWTYAWDLNGNGTIDAFTRNVTYVYPAPGVYTVELTVTDDDGGTGITTVQLTVSTVAEAMMDLSDYIMGLPDGAFKGNADQRKNALHNMFEALDEMIAEKGWNGFVQALNNNVREKADGTIDGKAGDDWIIDPTAQEHITKKIDDITAYVRMIMPVGTDGAEGDVAATVDAGAGVNGKQEQLAPEGVPTQGEQGSQDEDGEELPGDEDTG from the coding sequence ATGAACGCTATTCCTTACCTCTGGATAATCTGTATCGCCTGTATCGGACTGTGCATGACGGGAGCATCCGCCGCTGATGTATCGGCCGACGCCTTCCTCACCTTCGAGGAGTTCCCCGTTGACACATATATCGCTGAACAGTATGCTTCCGACCACATCCATTTCATGAGCGATTCGGCAGGTGGCGGCACCTATCGTGCCGCTCCGCGGATCGTACAGCATGGAACGGCAAAGAGCCCCACGAGTGTCCTCGTCAACGGATATTCTGATTGGGAACTCTCCAGCAGTGAAAATGCCTCGCTTGTGATCTGGTTCGACAAGCCCGTTTCCGGCGTCGGGATGTGGCTGGGAACGGTTCCGGATACGGGCGGCAGCGGCGGGGCATGCCCCGGCCCCATCAATGCGAAAGTCTCGGCCTATTCCTGCTCCGGAATACTGAGAAATGAAACGGAAGTTCTCGTCACCCCGGGTTTCGATACCCCCCTTGAAATCGATGATAATGACGGATTCTCAATGCTGGTCATCGATTACGGCAGTTCCCTCTGTCCCGAGGCGATCGATGATCTGGCGTTTAACTACGCGACCGGACCCGGATCCGTCTGCTCCGAACCGGCCGGGATCAGCATATGGATACGGTCCCCGGCTTCTTCCGGAGAAAGAATTACCGTGAATGAACAGAGCCAGACGATTCAGGGCATCGTCGGCACAAGTGGAATATTCAAATCCGTACAGATCGATGGCGAACCGGCACAGGCCTACCTGAACAGCTCCTTTTCTGATAATCTCTACCCCTTCTGGTTCGAGTTTACCGGGAAAGTTACGCTGGAGGAGGGGGGAAATACGATAACCGCCGTTGCAGAGAATCTCTATGGCTATTCTGCAGACGACCAGATCTATCTCGATCTGGGCACCCCTGATTCGGCAACGCTCGATGCATTTCATCTCACCCAGCGCGGCGTGATGCAGGACACCTCCTGTGATATCGACACCCCCCTTGTTGCCGGGAAATCCGCGATTATCAGAATCGATCTGGATGTGAAAACAAAGGCGGGGTACAATACCTATGTATCATGGGTGGAGATGAATGTCTCACGAAAGGGGATCACCGGTTCCGACATAACGGTGGGGACGCTGAATGGATGGGTGTACTCGCCGTTCGTCAGCGGATTCGGATCCCCGACGGATATGGCATCGATTCACTTCTGGGTGCCCGGTGAGATGCTCCATCCGGCGGGGGACTATAAGTTTACCTTCCAGCCATACGCAGGAATGACCCCGATAGGAAGTCCCCTCACCGCAACGTGCAACGGAGAGGACTACTATACCTTCGAAGAGACGAGGGACATCGAAGCGATCGTCCTCCCGGTGGAGGCCGGTTTGTATTCCCCCCGTTTCATGGGCACCAACCACACCGAGTACACCCTTCGCCAGATCTATGCCCTGACACGGACCTATCCAATACAGGACTCGGGAAGCGGCGGATTCTATTTTTATGAAGTGAATCCGTTTTCCCTGTGCGACGGAACGATGGATACGGTCAACAGCACGCCGGATTACTGCGGAGGAACCGGGTTTGAATGGACCTTCATCGATCATGATGCGAGCGGCATACTCACCCGCGCCGATGCCGCTGCCGTGACCAATGCAAGCATCGATGCCTGCGGCAACCCGGATGACCACCAGATCGGTGGCGCGGTCCAGAGCGGTGCGACCTTCACCTACGCCTTCGACACCGCCCTTGGGATATACCGCGCCGGAGCACACCCGAAATGGAAGAATGCAAAGTTTGCCATCCCTCTCGACAGCGACCATGACGGAACAATCGATACGGCTGATCTCTCCCATTATATTGCCGAGTTCTATGACGACCAGACAGATGCCTGGACGACGGACCTGAACCTCTACGACCAGGGTGAGACCTTCCGGTTCTTCATCGATGCCGACGGGGATTACTGCAACGACGAATCGGACGAAACGCAGGCCGATATCCGCCTTCTCTGGAATCATCAGCAGTCCATCCTCTGGGGACCGGTCGCGGATGCGAGGGCTGCATTCTGTAAGGACGGGAACTGTGGATCGAAATTCCCCCTCGCCACCTTCTGGTTCCCGGACGAACTCGTGGCACATGATTCGAGGTTCGGCGACATCGGTCCGGGTCAGGGAAAATGTGGAAACGGCGATGGCGGGCTCTATTCCTGGATCAAGATGAGAAACGCATCCGCCCTCCCCCATGAATTCGGCCATAATATCGGCGGCCTGTCCGAACTCTATACCTCTACCGCCGGCACGTGTAAACGTGCCGATCCCGATGCCGACGACATGGATACCAAGGAGGGGGCATGGGCCGTCTATATTGATACCGAGAGTGTTGCCCCTGGCGATGTCTACGCCGTGATGGGGCTCGATGCCCCCCCGGACCGAGTGGTGCACTATCAGCCCGATTACCAGGACCTCTTCGATACCCTCAGGATATCGTCATCCTCTGCCGTGAAGACGGCGGTCACCCGGACGGATGGCGAGCGGTTCGTCCTCACCGGCCTCATCAATAGCGTAACGAACGACCACGACTTCCACACCGACCTGATGACCGGGGTACCGCTCACCGAAGAGGACGCCGCAAGCCCCTACAGCCTGGTATTCGGGAACGGCACGGACATTCTCCAAAGGTCTCCGTTTCCTGTCGATGATGGACTTTCAATGGTCGAAGGGTACCCTAACTACACGTCCGCTCTGATTCCGGTGCAGGTCGTCGCCCCGTTCCCGGCCGATACCGGCTGGGTGGAGGTCAGGTATTTTGAGACGGTGCTTGAACGATTCGTCCGCTCCGCGGGACCACCGACCGTCACGCTCACCGCACCGTCCGCGGGAGACACTTTCGGCGGAACGGACGTGGCGATGATCCGATGGACGTCCTCCGATCCCGATGGTGATGCCCTCACCCACACCATCCATTACTCGCCCGATGGGGGGGACACATGGCGGGTCGTTGCCACCCGTGTCGGGGGTACGGAGTTCGCATGGGACCTCGCCACCGCGCCTGCGACGAAAGGGAAGGGAGTCGTCCGTATCGTCGCATCCGACGGGCTGAATGCTGCAGAGGACGGAAACGCCGTCGGGTTCAGCATCGCGAACAAACCCCCGATTGCCATCATCGTGGAGCCCCATGACGGCAGAACCGTTCTCGAATGCAGCAGGGTCATGCTCAGGGGATATGCCTACGACCCCGACGGGGACAGCCTGACATCTGCCTGGTATGTTGACGGCCTCCCGGCGGGCACCGGCACCCGGACGGACGTCACACCCCTCGCACCGGGGGTACACATCGTGCGGCTGGAAGTCTCCGATACGGAAGGATTTACTGCAATTCGTGAGGCGGCCTTCACTGTCCTCTCGGACTCCGACTGCGACGGGATGGCGGACGACTACGAGGATACCTACGGGCTGCATCCGGGCTACACCGCGGACGCAGCGGGTGACAACGACGGGGACGGCCTCATCAATTTCGACGAGGCCCGGTACGGGACGAATCCCCGCAATGCCGACACCGACGGGGACGGGGTGAGCGACGGTGATGAGGTTGCGGCGGGAACCGATCCCCTCGGTGACACCGGTGCGCCACCGGTGGCGGACGCAGGCGGCCCCTACGGGGCGAACGAAGGGACGCCGGTCATGCTGGATGCCTCCGGTTCGTCGGACCCCGACGGTGACGTGCTCTCCTATCGCTGGGACCTGAACGGCGACGGCGCATGGGATACGGCGTGGTCGGCAGATCCCACGTTTTCGTATCTCTGGTGCGACGACTACACCGGCACAGTATCCGTCCAGGTCGTTGATACAAAAGGCCTCACCAGTACCGCATCCGCCTCCGTTCAGGTCGTCAATGTGCCGCCGACGGCCGGTATCGGCCTCTATCAGCCAAACCGCCAGTTCATCCTCCCGCTGTTGCAGACCACCGGGAACGCCATCGTCACTGATCCAGGATGTGACAGCTGGACGTATGCCTGGGACCTCAACGGAAACGGGACGATTGATGCTTTCACCCGCAACGTTACGTATGTCTACCCTGCACCCGGGGTGTACACCGTCGAGCTAACGGTCACCGATGATGACGGCGGAACGGGCATCACGACGGTCCAGCTGACCGTCTCCACGGTCGCCGAGGCCATGATGGATCTTAGCGACTATATCATGGGGCTTCCCGATGGCGCATTCAAAGGAAATGCCGACCAGCGGAAAAATGCACTCCACAATATGTTCGAGGCGCTCGATGAGATGATCGCGGAAAAGGGGTGGAACGGATTCGTCCAGGCCCTCAACAACAATGTCCGGGAGAAGGCGGACGGAACGATTGACGGCAAGGCGGGTGACGACTGGATCATAGACCCGACCGCACAGGAGCACATCACGAAGAAGATCGACGACATCACCGCATATGTGAGGATGATTATGCCCGTCGGAACTGACGGAGCAGAGGGCGATGTGGCCGCCACCGTGGACGCGGGAGCCGGTGTGAACGGGAAACAGGAACAGTTGGCACCGGAGGGGGTGCCAACACAGGGAGAACAGGGATCACAGGATGAAGATGGAGAAGAACTGCCCGGTGACGAGGACACCGGATAA
- a CDS encoding AI-2E family transporter: MGTPLSKTEHISIALIALILLTTFVIFLPIFDVIIIGISLAVVVMPLKIWLSRSMGDSMAALLTTIVVGVFIFASLGFGIYIIYQNIDYLSEIILIIVDAVKSIQFPGFSIEEPSSSVDVTGFVQAQLQFFETNFFGFVQSFAGLIFKVIILFLTLFMFTYRGDYIWSELLSGIPDALSSFIRRLSEIGVNTLYSIYIVHIATAVITFLLAIPFFYFLGYGHIAFWALVVAIFQLIPIIGPTLIMIFLGFYALSLGDYRAAALIAIIGYPVVCAVPDLFFRPWLMGERAGIHPAIMWIGFFGGIWLLGLVGFIVGPLVLALLVAGGAEFLVIMKAARKRGWLGDERPDKPDGPAPPTASGQERAPEN, encoded by the coding sequence ATGGGAACACCACTGAGCAAGACGGAACATATCAGCATCGCCCTGATCGCCCTCATATTACTGACGACCTTCGTCATCTTCCTGCCCATCTTCGATGTCATCATCATCGGCATCTCCCTCGCGGTTGTGGTCATGCCGCTCAAAATATGGCTTTCCCGTTCGATGGGGGACAGCATGGCCGCCCTCCTGACGACGATTGTCGTCGGTGTCTTTATCTTTGCGTCACTCGGCTTCGGCATCTACATCATCTACCAAAATATCGACTATCTCTCGGAGATCATCCTTATCATCGTCGATGCGGTGAAGTCCATACAGTTCCCCGGATTTTCCATCGAGGAGCCCTCATCGTCCGTCGATGTCACGGGATTCGTCCAGGCGCAGCTGCAGTTCTTCGAAACGAACTTCTTCGGATTCGTTCAGTCCTTTGCCGGTCTGATCTTCAAGGTGATCATCCTCTTCCTGACGCTCTTCATGTTCACCTACCGGGGGGATTATATCTGGAGTGAACTCCTGTCCGGCATTCCGGATGCGCTCTCAAGTTTCATCCGGCGCCTGTCGGAGATCGGGGTCAACACCCTCTATTCCATCTATATCGTCCACATCGCAACGGCGGTCATCACGTTTCTTCTGGCCATCCCGTTCTTCTATTTCCTCGGATACGGCCACATCGCCTTCTGGGCCCTCGTGGTCGCCATCTTCCAGCTGATCCCGATCATCGGTCCGACGCTGATCATGATCTTCCTCGGGTTCTATGCCCTCTCCCTCGGCGATTACCGGGCGGCAGCTCTCATCGCGATCATCGGGTACCCCGTCGTCTGTGCGGTGCCGGATCTCTTCTTCCGGCCGTGGCTCATGGGCGAACGTGCGGGAATCCATCCCGCCATCATGTGGATTGGGTTTTTCGGCGGCATCTGGCTCCTCGGCCTCGTGGGCTTCATCGTGGGCCCGCTCGTACTCGCCCTCCTTGTGGCGGGTGGTGCGGAGTTCCTCGTCATCATGAAGGCCGCACGCAAAAGGGGATGGCTCGGCGATGAACGCCCCGACAAGCCGGACGGGCCGGCACCCCCCACTGCGTCCGGGCAGGAAAGGGCTCCTGAGAACTGA
- a CDS encoding DUF2109 domain-containing protein — MAIIIPVLVCAVIGLFAAVRMVVEQETPRKLLYLNVLNFAIAGSVVLLVPDIMGLFAAAAYFVGSTLESNAIASTLAGGVKRA, encoded by the coding sequence GTGGCGATCATAATCCCCGTTCTGGTATGTGCCGTCATCGGATTGTTTGCCGCCGTCAGGATGGTTGTTGAACAGGAGACGCCCCGCAAACTGCTCTACCTGAATGTGCTTAATTTTGCGATCGCCGGTTCAGTCGTCCTTCTGGTGCCGGATATCATGGGGCTCTTTGCGGCTGCGGCATATTTTGTCGGTTCGACGCTGGAATCAAATGCCATTGCAAGCACGCTGGCAGGAGGAGTGAAACGAGCATGA
- a CDS encoding DUF2108 domain-containing protein: MMDYLIIIFAMIALIGAVSTYLRKSPFDKLIGIAVMTGGIIPFVVIKGYLDVAIVIALVVPVTTIFLLQATGSDAT; the protein is encoded by the coding sequence ATGATGGACTACCTCATCATAATCTTCGCCATGATCGCCCTCATTGGAGCGGTTTCGACGTACCTGCGAAAGAGCCCGTTCGATAAACTGATCGGGATTGCGGTCATGACCGGTGGGATCATTCCGTTTGTCGTCATTAAGGGATATCTGGATGTGGCGATTGTCATCGCCCTCGTCGTCCCGGTCACGACGATCTTTCTCCTCCAGGCAACAGGGAGTGATGCGACATGA
- a CDS encoding DUF2107 family protein has product MTPEFILGLLLLVIGIGASVFPRTRNYLDRLINVEVAATGLMLVLLSFDETIALLTFVAVTTLATAVLVRVIERRCGI; this is encoded by the coding sequence ATGACCCCTGAATTTATTCTGGGACTTCTCCTGCTGGTTATCGGTATCGGTGCATCGGTGTTCCCACGGACGCGGAATTATCTCGACCGGCTCATCAATGTGGAAGTTGCGGCGACCGGCCTGATGCTGGTCCTTCTCTCCTTCGATGAGACGATAGCACTTCTCACCTTCGTTGCGGTAACCACGCTTGCCACCGCAGTGCTGGTGCGGGTGATTGAACGGAGGTGTGGCATATGA
- a CDS encoding DUF2106 family protein, with protein MIGRLSRYLANIDNLTTVYAVVVVAVAVFGILLLIVSPVDYHDDQLYPKSIDTGSSLNPYDRGGDPFNRTAVVAQYPENSPYLGYVTAYLTPLSAFFAASNMYLGTTIVSHPGGIIDEILYNTRGLDTIAETSILFVAFAIASFLFRREEE; from the coding sequence ATGATCGGCCGTCTTTCACGGTATCTCGCAAATATCGACAACCTGACGACGGTGTATGCCGTCGTGGTTGTCGCGGTCGCCGTGTTCGGCATCCTTCTCCTCATTGTCTCGCCGGTTGACTATCATGACGACCAGCTCTATCCGAAATCCATCGACACGGGCTCGTCGCTCAATCCATACGACCGGGGCGGCGATCCATTCAACCGGACAGCCGTCGTGGCGCAGTATCCGGAAAATTCACCCTATCTCGGATATGTCACGGCGTACCTGACACCACTTTCGGCGTTCTTCGCTGCAAGCAACATGTACCTCGGGACGACGATCGTCTCGCACCCCGGCGGCATCATCGATGAGATTCTCTACAATACGCGTGGGCTCGATACGATAGCAGAGACCAGCATTCTCTTCGTTGCCTTTGCCATCGCATCGTTCCTGTTCAGGAGGGAAGAGGAATGA
- a CDS encoding EhaG family protein: protein MISWYVIGLIVIFAGVALTFSAFLKERDDVHKLILADLAEISGLAIIALTATDLAEALIIPGLVVGISELLAVSEIYLTREKLFEQPKKRFRIEVMDSAPALLGAILVIFGIVLSGFTGGAVAATGVIFYFLCKGQQERFALIETVSGYAWALWIVAFFTFMLAPSYWFFGVMLAGSAILAKVVAKMSLIGAMRGESNA from the coding sequence ATGATCAGCTGGTATGTCATCGGCCTGATCGTAATCTTTGCCGGGGTTGCGCTCACCTTCAGCGCATTCCTGAAGGAACGGGATGATGTCCATAAACTGATCCTCGCCGATTTGGCGGAGATCTCCGGTCTTGCGATCATTGCCCTTACGGCAACCGATCTGGCCGAGGCGCTCATCATCCCCGGTCTCGTCGTCGGGATATCCGAACTTCTGGCGGTATCCGAGATCTACCTGACGCGGGAAAAGTTGTTCGAGCAGCCAAAAAAGCGTTTCAGGATCGAAGTGATGGACAGTGCCCCTGCCCTTCTGGGGGCGATCCTCGTCATATTCGGTATTGTTCTCTCCGGGTTTACCGGCGGTGCCGTGGCGGCGACAGGAGTGATCTTCTACTTCCTCTGCAAGGGGCAGCAGGAGCGGTTTGCGCTCATCGAGACCGTATCCGGGTATGCATGGGCGCTCTGGATTGTGGCCTTCTTCACCTTCATGCTGGCTCCGTCCTACTGGTTCTTCGGGGTCATGCTGGCAGGGTCTGCGATTCTTGCAAAGGTCGTAGCGAAGATGTCCCTGATAGGGGCGATGCGGGGTGAGAGCAATGCCTGA
- a CDS encoding respiratory chain complex I subunit 1 family protein: MLVELVIAVILGLLFLGIHRKVIARVQGRPGPPVWQEILHTLKFSFKETWVPKTASRLLYVGIVIVAIGIWTAALYVVLAGGSILILFGIYMLHKMVEHGVGLSPGSPYAKFGGIRSVISASSEIPLFAVIGGIYFFTGSLMISDLVAYQAINGPILISILPAGIAMYMVILSKMHYGPFSIVESKEIVSGYQTEHFGVWRAGLQIGDAIKTFVLLYAFILIFIGQMNPVLMLVAMLVLLVSLSFVCAVSPMLSPYDSVTVQMVAICILVIWLGVLVVIA, encoded by the coding sequence ATGCTGGTAGAACTCGTAATTGCCGTGATTCTGGGACTGCTCTTTCTGGGTATCCACCGGAAGGTCATCGCACGGGTGCAGGGACGGCCGGGACCTCCCGTCTGGCAGGAGATCCTCCATACCCTGAAGTTCTCCTTCAAGGAAACATGGGTCCCCAAGACCGCAAGCAGACTCCTCTATGTCGGCATCGTCATCGTCGCGATAGGCATCTGGACGGCGGCTCTGTATGTCGTGCTTGCAGGGGGGAGCATCCTCATCCTCTTTGGAATTTACATGCTGCACAAGATGGTCGAGCATGGTGTCGGCCTCTCGCCCGGTTCGCCGTATGCGAAATTCGGTGGAATTCGATCCGTCATCTCCGCATCGTCGGAGATCCCGCTCTTTGCGGTCATCGGCGGTATCTACTTCTTCACCGGTTCGCTGATGATATCGGATCTCGTCGCCTACCAGGCAATTAACGGTCCAATCCTGATTTCGATACTTCCTGCCGGTATTGCAATGTATATGGTCATTCTCTCCAAGATGCATTACGGGCCGTTCTCCATCGTCGAGAGCAAGGAGATTGTAAGCGGTTACCAGACCGAACACTTCGGTGTCTGGCGGGCAGGTCTCCAGATAGGGGATGCAATAAAGACATTCGTGCTTCTCTATGCGTTCATTCTCATCTTCATCGGGCAGATGAATCCGGTGCTGATGCTGGTTGCCATGCTGGTGCTTCTGGTGTCCCTGTCCTTTGTCTGTGCCGTCTCTCCGATGCTCAGTCCCTATGATTCAGTGACGGTTCAGATGGTGGCGATATGTATCCTGGTGATATGGCTTGGTGTTCTGGTGGTGATCGCATGA
- a CDS encoding NADH-quinone oxidoreductase subunit B family protein translates to MSRLQDLKNTVRSRSIHVCYVNVGSCNGCDIEILACLAPRYDIEQYGIYVHNNPREADVLLITGAFSPQWEDKLMDLWEKIPEPKVAIAIGNCPISGCVFNREGSYVDPPVRKHIPIAAEVPGCPPRPTEILQAVLSLAPVVFKDYEGDGK, encoded by the coding sequence ATGAGCAGATTACAGGACCTCAAAAATACGGTGCGGTCGAGGTCGATTCATGTCTGTTATGTCAATGTCGGGTCCTGCAACGGATGCGACATTGAGATTCTTGCATGTCTGGCCCCGCGGTATGATATTGAACAATACGGCATCTATGTCCATAATAACCCGCGAGAGGCGGATGTTCTCCTGATCACCGGGGCTTTTTCCCCGCAGTGGGAGGATAAACTCATGGATCTATGGGAGAAGATTCCCGAGCCAAAGGTGGCCATCGCCATCGGAAACTGCCCGATTTCAGGGTGTGTGTTCAACCGCGAAGGCAGTTATGTGGACCCGCCGGTGCGAAAGCACATCCCGATAGCAGCCGAAGTGCCGGGATGCCCCCCCCGGCCCACGGAAATTCTGCAGGCGGTTCTCTCGCTGGCACCGGTGGTATTCAAGGATTACGAGGGTGATGGAAAATGA
- a CDS encoding hydrogenase large subunit, giving the protein MKRTVDVSLPIGPVHPVFKEPCRIKCETRGEYVLNAEVELGYVKKGIERIMRGRPWQEVMFLAERVCGICSVIHNMVFIEGVELISDIPLPDRAAYLRVISNELDRIQSHLLANYSYCYTIEHETLAMYLLNLRETAMDAIERLTGARVTCSYIIPGGVRFDISEEDARWLRETLDTIDSELARFVSMFRNGSLIALRSKEIGIFTREEAIEAHAVGPTARASGIAHDYRLEHPTYRRLDFSPVVYTEGDNYARIMVRFDEVFQSTALIRECLNRLEPGDIRGGGAVIAGTSRWAGEAPRGELTYQITTDEFGRVTDIGIRTPSIMNIEACAHYMLKGVLSAADITATYISSDPCIACNER; this is encoded by the coding sequence ATGAAGCGAACGGTTGATGTCTCTCTTCCCATCGGTCCTGTCCATCCGGTGTTCAAGGAGCCCTGTCGGATCAAATGTGAAACGCGGGGAGAATATGTGTTGAATGCCGAGGTGGAGCTTGGATACGTGAAGAAAGGGATCGAGCGTATCATGCGGGGGCGGCCATGGCAGGAGGTCATGTTCCTCGCCGAGCGGGTCTGTGGCATCTGCTCGGTCATCCATAATATGGTTTTTATCGAAGGGGTGGAGCTGATCTCGGATATCCCCCTGCCGGACCGGGCGGCCTATCTCCGGGTCATATCCAATGAACTGGACCGCATCCAGAGTCATCTTCTGGCAAACTACTCGTACTGCTATACGATCGAGCATGAAACACTCGCGATGTATCTGCTCAACCTGCGGGAGACGGCGATGGATGCGATTGAGCGACTCACCGGTGCCCGCGTTACGTGTTCGTACATCATTCCCGGCGGTGTCAGGTTTGACATCTCGGAAGAGGATGCCCGGTGGTTACGGGAGACGCTGGATACGATTGACAGCGAACTTGCCCGTTTTGTCTCCATGTTCAGGAATGGTTCCCTGATTGCTCTCAGGAGCAAAGAGATAGGAATTTTCACCCGGGAAGAGGCCATCGAGGCGCATGCGGTAGGACCGACGGCGAGGGCGAGCGGGATAGCACACGACTATCGTCTGGAGCATCCGACCTATCGCCGGCTGGATTTCTCGCCTGTGGTGTATACCGAGGGAGACAACTACGCCCGGATCATGGTCAGGTTCGATGAAGTCTTCCAGAGCACCGCCCTCATTCGTGAATGCCTCAATCGCCTCGAGCCCGGAGATATCCGCGGCGGTGGAGCGGTCATCGCCGGAACGTCGCGGTGGGCCGGGGAGGCACCCCGCGGGGAGCTTACCTACCAGATCACGACCGACGAATTCGGCAGGGTGACCGACATCGGCATACGGACGCCGTCGATTATGAACATAGAAGCATGTGCCCATTATATGCTCAAAGGAGTGCTTTCTGCTGCTGATATTACTGCGACCTATATCAGCTCGGACCCATGTATCGCATGCAATGAGAGGTAA